The Pseudomonas sp. R4-35-07 genome contains a region encoding:
- the glyA gene encoding serine hydroxymethyltransferase, which produces MFSKQDQIQGYDDALLAAMNAEEQRQEDHIELIASENYTSKRVMEAQGSGLTNKYAEGYPGKRYYGGCEHVDKVEALAIERAKQLFGADYANVQPHSGSSANSAVYLALINAGDTILGMSLAHGGHLTHGAKVSSSGKLYNAVQYGINTDTGLIDYDEVERLAVEHKPKMVVAGFSAYSKTLDFPRFRAIADKVGALLFVDMAHVAGLVAAGLYPNPLPYADVVTTTTHKTLRGPRGGLILAKANEAIEKKLNAAVFPGAQGGPLMHVIAGKAVCFKEAAEPGFKAYQQQVIDNAQAMAEVFIKRGYDVVSGGTDNHLFLVSLIRQGLTGKDADAALGRAHITVNKNAVPNDPQSPFVTSGLRIGTPAVTTRGFKVPQCIELAGWICDILDNLGDADVEANVAKHVSALCADFPVYR; this is translated from the coding sequence ATGTTCAGCAAACAAGACCAGATCCAGGGATATGACGACGCACTGCTGGCGGCGATGAATGCCGAGGAGCAGCGTCAGGAAGATCATATCGAGCTGATCGCGTCGGAGAACTACACCAGCAAGCGCGTGATGGAAGCTCAAGGCAGCGGCCTCACCAACAAATACGCCGAAGGCTACCCGGGCAAGCGCTACTACGGCGGCTGCGAGCATGTGGACAAGGTCGAGGCCCTGGCCATCGAGCGCGCCAAGCAGCTGTTCGGCGCCGATTACGCCAACGTGCAGCCGCATTCCGGCTCCTCCGCCAACAGTGCGGTGTACCTGGCGCTGATCAATGCCGGCGACACCATTCTCGGCATGAGCCTGGCCCATGGCGGTCACCTGACCCACGGCGCCAAGGTGTCGTCCTCGGGCAAGCTGTACAACGCGGTGCAGTACGGCATCAACACCGACACCGGCCTGATCGACTACGACGAAGTCGAGCGCCTGGCCGTGGAGCACAAGCCGAAAATGGTCGTGGCCGGTTTCTCTGCCTACTCCAAGACCCTGGATTTCCCACGCTTCCGTGCGATCGCCGACAAGGTGGGCGCGCTGCTGTTCGTCGACATGGCCCACGTCGCCGGCCTGGTGGCCGCCGGTCTGTACCCGAACCCGCTGCCGTACGCGGACGTGGTCACCACCACTACTCACAAGACCCTGCGCGGTCCACGCGGTGGCCTGATCCTGGCCAAGGCCAACGAAGCCATCGAAAAGAAACTCAACGCGGCTGTCTTCCCCGGCGCCCAGGGCGGCCCGCTGATGCATGTGATCGCCGGCAAGGCGGTGTGCTTCAAGGAAGCAGCAGAGCCAGGCTTCAAGGCGTATCAGCAACAAGTGATCGACAACGCCCAGGCCATGGCCGAAGTGTTCATCAAGCGCGGCTACGATGTGGTCTCTGGTGGCACCGACAACCATTTGTTCCTGGTCAGCCTGATCCGTCAGGGCCTCACCGGCAAAGACGCGGACGCCGCCCTCGGCCGCGCCCACATCACCGTCAACAAGAACGCTGTGCCGAATGACCCGCAGTCGCCGTTCGTGACCTCGGGCCTGCGCATCGGTACCCCGGCGGTCACCACCCGTGGCTTCAAAGTGCCGCAGTGCATCGAACTGGCCGGCTGGATCTGCGACATCCTCGACAACCTCGGCGACGCCGATGTCGAGGCCAACGTGGCCAAGCACGTGTCTGCCCTGTGCGCTGATTTCCCGGTTTATCGCTGA
- a CDS encoding sarcosine oxidase subunit delta, whose product MLHIFCPHCGELRSEEEFHASGQAHIPRPLDPNACTDAQWGDYMFFRDNPRGLHHELWIHAAGCRQYFNATRDTLTYEILETYKIGEKPQFTAKAAGEKV is encoded by the coding sequence ATGTTGCATATCTTCTGTCCTCACTGTGGCGAACTGCGCTCCGAAGAGGAATTCCACGCGTCCGGCCAAGCGCACATCCCGCGCCCGCTGGACCCGAATGCCTGCACCGATGCGCAGTGGGGCGACTACATGTTCTTTCGCGACAACCCCCGTGGCCTGCACCACGAACTGTGGATTCACGCCGCCGGTTGCCGTCAGTACTTCAACGCAACGCGCGACACCCTGACTTACGAAATTCTTGAAACCTACAAGATCGGCGAGAAGCCGCAATTCACCGCCAAGGCCGCTGGAGAGAAGGTATGA
- a CDS encoding sarcosine oxidase subunit gamma, with protein MTAANVYQQRPTTGAKAESSLHHADLATLVGKGRKNAGVTVREKKLLGHLTLRGDGHDAAFASGVHKALGIELPGALQVIVNGETSLQWLGPDEWLLIVPGGEEFAAEQNLRAALGDLHIQIVNVSGGQQILELSGPNVRDVLMKSTSYDVHPNNFPVGKAVGTVFAKSQLVIRHTAEDTWELLIRRSFSDYWWLWLQDACAEFGLSVQA; from the coding sequence ATGACAGCAGCCAACGTATACCAACAACGCCCCACCACCGGCGCCAAGGCCGAGTCCTCGCTGCACCATGCCGACCTCGCCACCCTGGTCGGCAAGGGCCGCAAGAATGCCGGCGTGACCGTGCGTGAAAAGAAGCTTCTGGGCCACCTGACCCTCCGCGGCGACGGCCACGATGCCGCATTCGCCAGCGGCGTGCACAAGGCCCTGGGCATCGAACTGCCTGGCGCCCTGCAGGTCATCGTCAACGGTGAAACCAGCCTGCAATGGCTCGGCCCGGACGAGTGGCTGTTGATCGTGCCAGGCGGCGAAGAGTTCGCTGCCGAACAAAACCTGCGCGCGGCGTTGGGCGACCTGCATATTCAGATCGTCAACGTCAGCGGCGGCCAGCAAATTCTTGAACTCAGTGGTCCGAACGTGCGCGATGTGCTGATGAAGTCCACCAGCTACGACGTGCACCCCAACAACTTCCCGGTGGGCAAGGCGGTGGGCACGGTGTTCGCCAAGTCGCAACTGGTGATCCGTCATACCGCAGAAGACACCTGGGAACTGCTGATCCGTCGCAGCTTCTCGGACTACTGGTGGTTGTGGTTGCAGGACGCCTGCGCCGAGTTTGGCCTGAGCGTTCAAGCCTGA
- the fdhA gene encoding formaldehyde dehydrogenase, glutathione-independent gives MSGNRGVVYLGNGKVEVQKIDYPKMQDPRGRKIEHGVILRVVSTNICGSDQHMVRGRTTAQTGLVLGHEITGEVIEKGSDVENLKIGDLVSVPFNVACGRCRSCKEMHTGVCLSVNPARPGGAYGYVDMGDWTGGQAEYALVPYADFNLLKLPDRDKAMEKIRDLTCLSDILPTGYHGAVTAGVGPGSTVYIAGAGPVGLAAAASARLLGAAVVIIGDVNPIRLAHAKAQGFEIADLSTDTPLHEQIAALLGEPEVDCAVDAVGFEARGHGHDGVKAEAPATVLNSLMGVVRVAGKIGIPGLYVTEDPGAVDAAAKMGSLSIRFGLGWAKSHSFHTGQTPVMKYNRQLMQAIMWDRINIAEIVGVQVISLDDAPRGYGEFDAGVPKKFVIDPHKLFSAA, from the coding sequence ATGTCTGGTAATCGTGGTGTCGTGTATCTCGGCAACGGCAAGGTCGAAGTACAGAAAATCGACTATCCCAAAATGCAGGACCCCCGTGGCAGGAAGATCGAGCACGGCGTCATCCTGCGCGTGGTCTCTACCAACATCTGCGGCTCCGACCAACACATGGTGCGTGGCCGCACCACCGCCCAGACCGGCCTGGTGCTGGGGCATGAAATCACCGGCGAAGTGATCGAGAAGGGCAGCGATGTCGAGAACCTGAAGATCGGTGACCTGGTGTCGGTGCCCTTCAACGTAGCGTGCGGTCGTTGCCGCTCCTGCAAGGAAATGCACACTGGCGTGTGCTTGAGTGTCAACCCGGCGCGCCCGGGCGGTGCCTACGGTTATGTCGACATGGGCGACTGGACCGGTGGCCAGGCTGAATACGCGCTGGTGCCTTACGCCGACTTCAACCTGTTGAAACTGCCGGACCGCGACAAGGCGATGGAGAAAATCCGTGACCTGACGTGCCTCTCCGACATTCTGCCGACCGGCTATCACGGCGCGGTCACGGCAGGCGTTGGTCCAGGCAGCACGGTCTACATCGCCGGTGCTGGCCCCGTGGGCCTCGCCGCTGCCGCATCAGCACGTCTGTTGGGCGCTGCGGTCGTGATCATCGGCGACGTCAACCCGATCCGCCTGGCCCACGCCAAGGCCCAGGGCTTTGAAATCGCCGACCTGTCCACCGACACGCCGTTGCACGAACAGATTGCCGCGCTGCTCGGCGAGCCGGAAGTGGACTGCGCCGTCGATGCCGTCGGCTTTGAAGCACGCGGCCACGGCCACGACGGCGTCAAGGCCGAAGCCCCGGCCACGGTGCTCAACTCACTGATGGGCGTGGTACGCGTGGCGGGCAAGATCGGTATCCCTGGCCTGTACGTCACCGAAGACCCAGGCGCTGTCGATGCCGCCGCTAAAATGGGCAGCCTGAGCATTCGTTTTGGTCTGGGTTGGGCCAAATCCCACAGCTTCCACACCGGGCAAACGCCGGTGATGAAGTACAACCGCCAGCTGATGCAGGCGATCATGTGGGACCGTATCAACATCGCCGAAATCGTCGGCGTGCAGGTGATCAGCCTGGATGACGCGCCACGTGGCTATGGCGAGTTCGATGCGGGTGTGCCGAAGAAGTTTGTGATTGACCCGCATAAGCTGTTCAGCGCGGCGTAA
- a CDS encoding TraX family protein encodes MHGTETIPVGRIRDGALDLLKWLALLSMVLDHLRYVGLSLDGLYVPGRLAFPWFCLAIAANLHRARKAPMSGQWRYLGWLLLFSVISEVPYRLFIEDADTLNVLPTLALGVLVARGWQHKALVDRGLALLALAIGAVFSTQLMFGFFGVLLPLAMLLVFSRPWYFSVLPGLVCVAANQWQILLNSGSIVALTGLAACLIAPLAGLVLLRHAKSASPPAMRRWAYALYPAHFLLLLLIRQIIA; translated from the coding sequence ATGCACGGTACTGAAACGATTCCTGTCGGACGTATCCGCGATGGCGCTTTGGATCTGCTCAAGTGGCTGGCACTGCTGAGCATGGTGCTGGACCACCTGCGCTATGTGGGGTTGAGCCTGGATGGGCTGTACGTGCCGGGGCGCCTGGCGTTCCCGTGGTTTTGCCTGGCGATCGCGGCGAACCTGCATCGCGCGCGCAAGGCGCCGATGAGCGGCCAGTGGCGCTACCTGGGCTGGCTGCTGTTGTTCAGTGTGATCAGCGAAGTGCCCTACCGGCTGTTCATCGAAGATGCCGATACGTTGAATGTGCTGCCGACCCTGGCACTGGGCGTGCTGGTTGCCAGGGGATGGCAGCACAAAGCCCTGGTTGATCGGGGATTGGCGCTGCTGGCGCTCGCAATAGGCGCTGTATTTTCCACGCAACTGATGTTCGGGTTTTTTGGTGTATTGCTGCCACTGGCGATGCTGCTGGTATTCAGTCGGCCATGGTATTTCAGTGTATTGCCGGGCTTGGTTTGCGTGGCCGCCAACCAATGGCAGATTTTGCTCAACAGCGGCTCGATCGTTGCGCTGACCGGGTTGGCCGCGTGCCTGATCGCGCCATTGGCCGGATTGGTCTTGTTGCGACATGCCAAAAGCGCCTCCCCGCCCGCCATGCGTCGCTGGGCGTACGCTCTGTACCCCGCGCATTTCCTCCTGCTGCTACTCATCCGCCAGATCATCGCTTAA
- a CDS encoding anti-sigma factor domain-containing protein, with protein sequence MTAIQPQVIEHKPAFWSRPRLFIGACAVVAAGIGGALYTQDSVKSAATLVTTTQQPAAQIMAHKDYLEVQPIAATAPAPDQSLELWAIPKDGTPVSLGLLPEDGKGIIGLNPRQQESISKPVELMVSSETKGGSLSKQPTGPTVYQGALAIR encoded by the coding sequence ATGACTGCGATCCAACCCCAAGTGATTGAGCACAAGCCTGCCTTCTGGAGCCGCCCGCGTCTGTTCATCGGCGCCTGTGCCGTAGTGGCTGCCGGCATCGGCGGCGCGCTCTACACCCAGGACAGCGTCAAATCCGCGGCGACGTTGGTGACAACGACCCAGCAGCCGGCCGCGCAAATCATGGCGCACAAGGATTATCTGGAAGTACAGCCGATTGCCGCCACGGCGCCTGCGCCCGACCAGAGCCTGGAGCTGTGGGCCATCCCCAAAGACGGCACGCCTGTGTCTCTGGGACTTTTGCCGGAAGATGGCAAAGGCATCATTGGTTTGAATCCACGCCAACAGGAAAGCATCAGCAAGCCGGTGGAACTGATGGTGAGTTCGGAGACCAAGGGTGGCTCGCTGAGCAAGCAGCCAACCGGCCCGACCGTCTACCAGGGGGCACTGGCCATACGCTAA
- a CDS encoding sarcosine oxidase subunit beta, with translation MQRYSGFGLFKHSLSHHENWQKMWRTPTPKKVYDVVIVGGGGHGLATAYYLAKEHGITNVAVVEKGWLGGGNTARNTTIVRSNYLWDESAHLYEHAMKLWEGLSQDLNYNVMFSQRGVYNLCHTLQDIRDSERRVSANRLNGVDGELLNAKQVADEIPYLDCSKNTRYPVLGATVQRRGGVARHDAVAWGFARAADALGVDLIQQTEVIGFRKENGVCIGVETNKGFIGAKRVGVVTAGNSGHMASLAGFRLPIESHPLQALVSEPIKPIIDSVIMSNAVHGYISQSDKGDLVIGAGIDGYNGYGQRGSYPVIEHTIQAIVEMFPVLSRVRMNRQWGGIVDTTPDACPIISKTPVPNMFFNCGWGTGGFKATPGSGNVFAASLAKGEMHPLAAPFSIDRFHNGALIDEHGAAAVAH, from the coding sequence ATGCAACGCTACTCAGGCTTCGGCCTCTTCAAGCACTCCCTCAGCCATCACGAAAACTGGCAGAAGATGTGGCGCACGCCGACCCCCAAGAAGGTCTACGACGTGGTCATCGTCGGCGGCGGCGGGCATGGTCTGGCGACCGCTTACTACCTGGCCAAAGAGCACGGCATCACCAACGTGGCCGTGGTCGAGAAAGGCTGGCTGGGCGGCGGCAACACGGCGCGCAACACCACCATCGTGCGTTCCAACTACCTTTGGGATGAGTCGGCGCACCTGTATGAACACGCGATGAAACTCTGGGAAGGTTTGTCCCAGGACCTGAACTACAACGTGATGTTCTCCCAGCGCGGTGTGTACAACCTGTGCCACACCCTGCAGGACATCCGCGATTCCGAGCGTCGCGTCAGCGCCAACCGCCTCAACGGCGTAGACGGCGAACTGCTCAACGCCAAACAGGTAGCGGACGAGATCCCGTACCTCGACTGCTCGAAAAACACCCGTTACCCGGTCCTCGGCGCCACCGTGCAACGGCGCGGCGGCGTGGCCCGCCACGATGCCGTGGCCTGGGGTTTTGCCCGCGCCGCTGACGCTCTCGGTGTGGACTTGATCCAGCAGACCGAGGTGATCGGCTTTCGCAAGGAAAACGGCGTGTGCATCGGCGTGGAAACCAACAAGGGCTTTATCGGCGCCAAGCGCGTCGGTGTGGTCACGGCGGGTAACTCCGGGCACATGGCGTCACTCGCCGGGTTCCGTTTGCCGATCGAGTCCCACCCGCTGCAAGCGTTGGTGTCGGAGCCGATCAAGCCGATTATCGACAGCGTGATCATGTCCAACGCCGTGCACGGCTACATCAGCCAGTCCGACAAGGGCGACCTGGTGATCGGCGCCGGTATCGACGGCTACAACGGCTACGGCCAGCGTGGTTCGTACCCGGTGATCGAACACACCATCCAGGCCATCGTCGAGATGTTCCCGGTATTGTCCCGGGTGCGCATGAACCGCCAGTGGGGCGGCATCGTCGACACCACGCCGGACGCCTGCCCGATCATCTCCAAGACCCCGGTGCCGAACATGTTCTTCAACTGCGGGTGGGGTACCGGTGGCTTCAAGGCTACGCCGGGCTCAGGCAACGTGTTTGCCGCGAGCCTGGCCAAGGGTGAAATGCATCCGTTGGCCGCGCCATTCTCCATCGACCGTTTCCACAACGGTGCGCTGATCGACGAACACGGCGCTGCGGCCGTCGCCCACTAA
- a CDS encoding sarcosine oxidase subunit alpha, giving the protein MSQINRLSNGGRIDRNKVLTFTFNGQSYKGFEGDTLAAALLANGVDIIGRSFKYSRPRGIFAAGAEEPNAVLQIGATEATQIPNVRATQQALYQGLVATSTNGWPSVNNDMMGILGKVGGKLMPPGFYYKTFMYPQSFWMTYEKYIRKAAGLGRSPTENDPDTYDNFNRHCDVLVVGAGPAGLAAALAAARSGARVIIADEQEEFGGSLLDSRESLDGKPATEWVASVIAELKALPDVVLLPRATVNGYHDHNFLTIHERLTDHLGDRAPIGVVRQRIHRVRAKRVVLATGACERPLVYGNNDVPGNMLAGAVSTYVRRYGVAPGKKLVLSTNNDHAYRVALDWLDAGLQVVAVADVRHNPRGALVEEARAKGIRILTGSAVVEARGTKRVSAARVAAIDVKAHKVTSPGEWLDCDLVASSGGYSPVVHLASHLGGKPTWREDILGFVPGEAPQKRVCVGGINGVYGLGDSLADGFEGGVRAASEAGFAPVEGVLPKALSRLEEPTLALFQVPHEKVTARAPKQFVDLQNDVTAAAIELATREGFESVEHVKRYTALGFGTDQGKLGNVNGLAIAARSLNVTIPQMGTTMFRPNYTPVTFGAIAGRHCGHIFEPVRYTALQAWHVKNGAEFEDVGQWKRPWYFPRNGEDLHAAVKRECLAVRDSVGLLDASTLGKIDIQGPDAREFLNRIYSNAWTKLDVGKARYGLMCKEDGMVFDDGVTACLADNHFLMTTTTGGAARVLQWLEIYQQTEWPDLKVYFTSVTDHWATMTLSGPNSRKLLSEVTDIDLDKDGFPFMTWKEGLVGGVPARVFRISFTGELSYEVNVQADYAMGVLEQIVEAGKKYNLTPYGTETMHVLRAEKGFIIVGQDTDGSMTPDDLNMGWCVGRTKPFSWIGWRGMNREDCVREERKQLVGLKPIDPTVWLPEGAQLVFDPKQTIPMKMVGHVTSSYAHNSLGYSFAMGVVKGGLKRIGERVFSPQADGSVIEAEIVSSVFFDPKGERQNI; this is encoded by the coding sequence ATGAGCCAGATCAATCGCCTGTCCAACGGTGGCCGGATCGACCGTAACAAAGTCCTGACCTTTACCTTCAACGGGCAGAGCTACAAGGGCTTTGAAGGCGATACCCTGGCCGCTGCACTGCTCGCCAACGGCGTCGACATCATCGGCCGCAGCTTCAAGTACTCGCGCCCTCGCGGCATCTTCGCCGCCGGCGCCGAAGAGCCGAACGCGGTGCTGCAGATCGGCGCCACCGAAGCCACCCAGATTCCCAACGTGCGCGCCACGCAACAAGCGCTGTACCAAGGCCTGGTTGCCACCAGCACCAACGGCTGGCCGAGTGTCAACAACGACATGATGGGCATCCTCGGCAAGGTCGGCGGCAAGCTGATGCCGCCGGGTTTCTATTACAAAACCTTTATGTACCCGCAGTCGTTCTGGATGACCTACGAGAAGTACATCCGTAAGGCGGCCGGCCTTGGCCGTTCGCCGACCGAGAACGATCCGGACACCTACGACAACTTCAACCGTCACTGCGATGTGCTGGTGGTCGGTGCCGGCCCGGCCGGCCTCGCCGCTGCACTGGCGGCTGCGCGCAGCGGTGCGCGGGTGATCATTGCCGATGAACAGGAAGAGTTCGGTGGTTCGCTGCTGGATTCGCGTGAAAGCCTTGACGGCAAGCCGGCGACCGAATGGGTCGCCAGCGTGATCGCTGAGCTCAAAGCCCTGCCGGACGTGGTGCTGCTGCCCCGCGCCACCGTCAACGGCTACCACGACCATAACTTCCTGACCATTCACGAGCGCCTCACCGACCACCTTGGCGACCGTGCGCCGATTGGCGTGGTGCGCCAGCGTATCCACCGCGTGCGTGCCAAGCGTGTGGTGCTGGCCACCGGTGCGTGTGAGCGTCCGCTGGTGTACGGCAACAACGACGTGCCGGGCAACATGCTCGCCGGAGCCGTCTCTACTTACGTGCGCCGCTACGGCGTGGCACCGGGCAAAAAGCTGGTGCTGTCGACCAACAACGACCACGCTTACCGCGTTGCACTGGACTGGCTCGATGCGGGCCTGCAAGTGGTCGCGGTGGCCGATGTACGCCACAATCCACGCGGCGCGCTGGTTGAAGAAGCCCGCGCCAAAGGCATTCGTATCCTCACCGGCAGCGCCGTGGTCGAAGCGCGTGGCACCAAGCGCGTGAGCGCTGCCCGAGTGGCTGCGATCGATGTGAAAGCACACAAAGTCACCAGCCCCGGCGAGTGGCTGGACTGCGACCTGGTGGCCAGCTCCGGCGGCTACAGCCCGGTGGTCCACCTGGCCTCGCACCTGGGCGGCAAGCCGACCTGGCGTGAAGACATCCTCGGTTTCGTGCCGGGCGAAGCGCCGCAGAAACGCGTGTGCGTCGGCGGTATCAACGGCGTCTACGGCCTGGGCGATTCCCTGGCCGATGGGTTCGAAGGCGGCGTACGTGCGGCCAGCGAAGCCGGATTCGCCCCGGTTGAAGGCGTGTTGCCGAAAGCCTTGAGCCGTCTGGAAGAGCCGACCCTGGCGCTGTTCCAGGTGCCGCACGAAAAAGTTACCGCACGGGCGCCGAAGCAATTCGTCGACCTGCAGAACGACGTGACCGCCGCCGCCATCGAACTGGCTACCCGCGAAGGTTTCGAATCGGTCGAGCACGTCAAGCGCTACACCGCGCTGGGCTTCGGTACCGACCAGGGCAAGCTGGGTAACGTCAACGGCCTGGCCATTGCCGCCCGCTCGCTGAACGTGACCATCCCGCAGATGGGCACCACCATGTTCCGTCCCAATTACACACCCGTGACATTCGGGGCGATAGCGGGCCGTCACTGTGGGCACATCTTCGAACCGGTGCGCTACACCGCGCTGCAAGCCTGGCACGTGAAGAACGGCGCCGAATTTGAAGACGTCGGCCAGTGGAAACGCCCGTGGTATTTCCCGCGCAACGGCGAAGACCTGCACGCTGCGGTCAAACGCGAATGCCTGGCCGTGCGCGACAGCGTCGGCCTGCTGGATGCGTCCACCCTCGGCAAGATCGATATCCAGGGCCCGGATGCCCGTGAGTTCCTCAACCGTATCTACAGCAACGCCTGGACCAAGCTCGACGTGGGCAAGGCGCGCTACGGCCTGATGTGCAAGGAAGATGGCATGGTCTTCGACGACGGCGTCACCGCCTGTCTGGCCGACAATCACTTTCTGATGACCACCACCACCGGCGGCGCCGCGCGTGTTCTGCAGTGGCTGGAAATCTATCAACAGACCGAATGGCCGGACCTCAAGGTGTACTTCACCTCGGTCACCGACCATTGGGCGACCATGACCCTGTCTGGCCCCAACAGCCGCAAACTGCTGAGTGAAGTCACCGACATCGACCTGGACAAGGACGGCTTCCCGTTCATGACCTGGAAAGAAGGCCTGGTGGGCGGCGTACCGGCGCGGGTGTTCCGTATCTCGTTTACCGGCGAGCTGTCGTATGAAGTCAACGTGCAGGCCGACTACGCCATGGGCGTGCTGGAACAGATCGTCGAGGCCGGCAAAAAGTACAACCTGACGCCGTACGGCACCGAAACCATGCACGTACTGCGCGCCGAGAAGGGCTTCATCATCGTCGGCCAGGACACCGACGGCTCGATGACCCCGGACGACCTGAACATGGGCTGGTGCGTAGGCCGTACCAAACCGTTCTCTTGGATCGGCTGGCGCGGAATGAACCGCGAAGACTGCGTGCGTGAAGAGCGCAAGCAGCTTGTCGGGCTCAAACCGATTGACCCGACGGTATGGCTGCCGGAAGGCGCACAGTTGGTGTTCGATCCGAAGCAGACGATCCCGATGAAGATGGTCGGCCACGTCACCTCAAGCTATGCGCACAACTCCCTGGGCTATTCGTTTGCCATGGGCGTGGTGAAGGGCGGCTTGAAGCGCATCGGCGAACGGGTGTTTTCGCCCCAGGCCGATGGCAGCGTGATCGAGGCGGAGATCGTGTCTTCGGTGTTCTTTGATCCGAAAGGTGAGCGGCAGAACATCTGA
- the purU gene encoding formyltetrahydrofolate deformylase produces the protein MSRAPDTWILTADCPSVLGTVDAVTRYLFEQGCYVTEHHSFDDRLSGRFFIRVEFRQPDGFDEQAFRDGLATRGEAFGMIFELTAPNYRPKVVIMVSKADHCLNDLLYRQRIGQLSMDVVAVVSNHPDLKPLADWHQIPYFHFPLDPNDKPSQERQVWQVVEDTGAELVILARYMQVLSPELCRKLDGKAINIHHSLLPGFKGAKPYHQAYNKGVKLVGATAHYINNDLDEGPIIAQGVEVVDHSHYPEDLIAKGRDIEGLTLARAVGYHIERRVFLNANRTVVL, from the coding sequence ATGAGCCGCGCACCCGATACATGGATTTTAACCGCCGACTGCCCCAGCGTGCTCGGCACGGTGGACGCGGTCACCCGCTACCTGTTCGAGCAGGGCTGCTACGTCACCGAGCACCACTCGTTCGATGACCGCCTCTCGGGCCGGTTTTTCATCCGCGTGGAATTTCGCCAGCCGGACGGTTTTGACGAGCAAGCCTTTCGCGACGGCCTGGCCACGCGCGGCGAAGCCTTTGGCATGATCTTCGAGCTGACGGCGCCCAACTACCGGCCCAAAGTGGTGATCATGGTCTCCAAGGCCGATCACTGCCTGAATGACTTGCTGTACCGCCAGCGCATCGGCCAATTGTCGATGGACGTGGTCGCGGTGGTGTCCAACCACCCCGATCTGAAACCCTTGGCCGACTGGCACCAGATTCCCTACTTCCATTTCCCGCTGGACCCCAACGACAAGCCGTCCCAGGAGCGCCAGGTGTGGCAAGTGGTGGAAGACACCGGCGCCGAATTGGTGATTCTTGCGCGCTACATGCAGGTGCTGTCGCCGGAACTGTGCCGCAAGCTGGATGGCAAGGCGATCAACATCCACCACTCGTTGCTGCCGGGCTTCAAGGGCGCCAAGCCCTATCACCAGGCGTACAACAAGGGCGTGAAACTGGTCGGCGCCACGGCGCATTACATCAACAACGATCTGGATGAAGGCCCGATCATCGCCCAAGGCGTGGAGGTGGTGGATCACAGCCACTATCCCGAGGATTTGATTGCCAAGGGACGCGATATCGAAGGGCTCACGTTGGCGCGGGCGGTGGGGTATCACATCGAGCGGCGGGTGTTTCTGAACGCCAATCGGACGGTGGTGCTCTGA